One Ictalurus furcatus strain D&B chromosome 7, Billie_1.0, whole genome shotgun sequence genomic window, TCATAAGGTAATGACTTTTTCCTAAACTCTTTATGTAGGGTCAGTTGCATGTGCATGTGAGGTCAAGTGTGTGTAGCATTAAAGATTAATGTGGGGTGTTAGCTAAGCATTTTCTGTCCTCAGCTAGTCAACATTTAGCtaacattttgatattttagttagctagctactttatattttaatgttcGAGTATATTTTGTTAATACATAAGGAAAGAACctggctagctaactaacaATCACATATGTTAGCTACTTAGCATTTTGATAGTCATGGTGCTAATTTGCTAATTCTCATTGGCTGTGGCTATTAACCAATCAGGTTGCTTCATGCACTAACGGACAGGTGAATTACCTTCGTCCAGCGTGATGTGCTGCATGGGTGGGGCACCACtgaaggtcatgtgactctcctGGTGGTAGGCAGGGGGGCCGTGAGGTAGgagaggaggggggaggggggaggtgGAGACAGGGCTGCTGGGAAACGGGCtgatggaggaggagtgagACGGGGATGGGGAGGAGGACAGGTACGGAGAGTCGGGCCATGGCTGGGGCGGGTAAAGCGGGTACAGCTCACTGAAACCCAGCTCGAGACTCTGGAACGAGGGATCACACTCGTTTATTGGCCCCCTGTCCTCCGATGTCTCAGGCGGGGGGCAGAACTCATCGTGATACCCCCCCGGGGTGGTGTAAGGGTACTCAGGAGGGTGGGGGGGCGGGCACAACGGCATCACTCCATCCAACAGCAAGAGAGACGGACGAGACAACAGAGGGTCTTCCTCTTTACACAGCACTGAGGAGAGAATAAacgaaagcgagagagagagagagagagagagtagcaCTCACTGGGCAGGTAtttaaagcagtgtgtgtgtgtgtgtgtgtgtaaaacactcACTGGGCAGGTAtttaaagcagtgtgtgtgtgtgtgtgtgtgtgtaaaacactcACTGGGCAGGTAtttaaagcagtgtgtgtgtgtgtgtgtgtgtaaaacactcACTGGGCAGGTAtttaaagcagtgtgtgtgtgtctgtgtaaaaCACTCACTGGGCAGGTatttaaagctgtgtgtgtgtgtgtgtgtgtgtgtgtgtaaaacactcACTGGGCAGGTatttaaagctgtgtgtgtgtgtgtgtgtgtgtgtgtgtgtaaaacactcACTGGGCAGGTAtttaaagcagtgtgtgtgtgtgtgtgtctgtgtgtgtctgtgtaaaaCACTCACTGAGCAGGTatttaaagctgtgtgtgtgtgtgtgtgtgtgtaaaacactcACTGGGCAGGTAtttaaagcagtgtgtgtgtgtgtgtgtgtgtaaaacactcACTGGGCAGGTATttaaagcagtgtgtgttgtgtatgtgtgtgtgtgtgtgtgtgtgtatgtatcatctcagggagtttttccttgccaccattgccatgggcttgctcaattgggataaattcacaaaatctgtatcccgtgtttatatgtttctgtaaagctgcttggagacaatgaccattgtaaaaagcgctatacaaataaaattgaattgaattgaattgaattgaattgtgtgtgtatgtgtgtgtgtgtgtaaaacactcACTGGGCAGGTATTTAAAGCAGTGTGTGCTGCTCCGTTTGCGCTTGCCATTGGACACATACAGGCATACACACACCggctgactcacacacacatcgctGTAGGCTGGCACGCGTACACACAACacattctaacacacacacacacacacacaaaatgaacagacaatattaatacacacaaaacaaagacaTACAAAATACTCTATAGATATAAAGTACAtcacacaataaatacatattacacacacacacacacacacacaatatttacacaaagagaaacacaaccaacaacacaaaataaatgtgtgtgttacctcagaGCTTTTGTCACGGTCCACATGAGCCTCCTCTTCCCACTGCAGTTTACCAtctacatcatacacacacacagagttttgcAACGGAGCAGATTTAGTGTACAGTGCTAAACTGGAGTCCATAACCCTCTATTACCTGCTATCTACATTAGCCTCGTAGCTCCAGTAAACGCACATCTCAGCTGAGAGACTACACCTGAGCTACACCTGGGCTAATGCGTGGATGTGGTAAACATGTGATAAACACATGATATACACATGATAAACATGTGACAAACACGTGACAAACATGTGATAAACAAGTGTAAACCCTCTGATTAATGGGTGATACACATGTGATAAACACATGATAAACACACGTAAACCCTGTGATGAACATGGGATACACATGTGATAAACACGTGTAAACCCTCTGATGAATGGGTGATACACATGTGATAAACACATGTAAACCCTGTGATGAAAATGGGATACACATGTGATAAACACGTGTAAACCCTCTGATGAATGGGTGATACACATGTGATAAACACACGTAAACCCTGTGATGAACATGGGATACACGTGATAAATGTGATAAATCTGAAAGATAAACATATTCACCTGACCCTCTCTCCATGAACAACACTCTGGATGTGGGCAGAAAGTTGCTGCCATTCAccagaagctccgcccctccctccaccaaacaggaagtgacactGATGGACTCAATGATGGGTAACTCCTGAGCTGAACGCTGAGCTGCACACAGGAAGGGGCGGAGTTACATCACCCATAACAACATGATAAACAGTAACAACCATAACTATAACAAAAATCATAAACAACtgtttaacaaagtttttattAAGATAtagttaatatttataattatatacatttataattttgtttataaaaaatttctTAACTAGATAACTAGATAGCTAGCTATATTAGCTATATTTTTCTACACAAGCTAACTCTGGTTGTAAACTATGTTTTTATCAAATAAACACTTTCGTGTAAAACGTTGacaaacatatataaatatataaatattgtgatAATATCGTACACAGTGATAAAACGTTACAACGTTACTGAGGTACAGAAATCAGTACGTAGCTAGCTAAACAACAGAGCATGCTAATTAGCTGTACTTACAGCACTCGATTGGTTGAGAGGCCACCTGCAACGCTAACACTCGTCCAGGTGGACCAAGGGGCGGAGCTAAAGGCAGGTGAGTTCTGAAGACCAATCGCACGCGAGTATTCTTCCTCCCAACGTCCGTCTCCCCTTTCCTCAGCTCGATATCTGAATTCCTCAACTTCAGGATCCCCGCACAGTCGATACTGTGGAGAACCGagagattaaacacacacacacacacacacacacacacacacacacacacacaggttaggTTCTCACAGTGCTGTCATGTTGGTCTCGGGGTTTAATGGGATCTCCAGTAGTTTGGTTCCAGTCTGCATGCTCTCCTGACTCGCTGTGCCGACCATCTTCCCCGTCACcctgggaacacacacacacttttggtgTCATTAGCTAATTTAAAGGAAAATtacaaggctaatgtagctGATGAGTACTGGAACCACAAATTAGCATTATGCTAATGCAAGTaaagtttaaatattaaatatttaattctttttcaaatataaatacttaaaaatcatgataatttGAGTACCTGTGTATTTGATAAAACGGATGTGGGCGAATTGATCTGTCATCTGCGGTTCCTACAAAAACCTGTAAGGACAGCGGCTGACGCTCCGCATATCCCACCAGctggaaaagagaaataaataaataaacaaatgctcATAAACTTCCATCAGCCTATTAATTAGCTATGCTAGTTATCAGTTACGCTACTTATTAGCTACATTATTTATTAGCTATGCTAGTTATTAACTACGCTAGCATTCAGGAGTTAGCATCATACATGTATGAGTATTCTAACTGGTTCTTTATTTATCATAACCTCACTGTGTGGATAAAAGATGTTGTTAGACAAGTTAGCCATATTaggaatttaattaaaaacaataaatacataaaataaaatatggagcAGGAACATTATCAGAAAggtatttatttaaacacaaatttatCACTGTTAATTTAATGTGCTAATCTGCTACTCTGCTATTTGTGTAAAATTTTGGTAAAAACTAATATCAGGAACCTGTGAGAGTAAAATCTACACTAATGCTAATAGGTTTAGCATCGTAGCACTGCTGCTAACGTTTAAGCTATATGACTGAATTTTGTTTAGTTCAGTAGATAATTGTGTGTAACTTAATGTCAATGTTTGTGGTGAGTAACTTAGTTGTAAGTTAGCATGAAGCTGATAAGCTTTAATTGTTTGGTAgttatgctagctagctatctttGCTAACTGGTGGCAGTTTAactaaatttaaatgtatatttgacTCTTTGATTAAGACAATTCCTCACtgtaaaaagctaaaaaaaaaaaaaaaagagatcacaAAACCTTTTAGCATTTTCTCATTTGCTTGATGCTAATTGTTGTCTACAAGCTTTCATGTTACCATTTCTAATGTGTTCCATGTTAGCTGAGATGCTAGCTTTAGTTATCCTGATGCTAAATTTGTTGTAAAATTAAAGGTTTGTGGTAAATCGCTGTGTGACTGATGGAGTgtgaaacattaataataataataataataataataataataactgtgaCCTTCACTACAGGATGTCCTCCTGGCGACGCCTTCACGGCTCCTCGACTTCCTTCTGTTTCGTAATGAGCGCGATGATGAGGACGCGGCTGAACCTCGATCCGCAACTCGTACTGATCAAACTGACACGGCAATGGCCAATCGAGCGGCGGCAATGCGTTAGACCTGCAATAATAATCACAGCAAAGACCAATAACACCAATAACAATGACGTAATCAGTTTTTGTGGGGGTGTCCCAATCCACATGCCTTTTTCACTGCATAGGGGGCATAAAGACCATCAAGACCATAAAGACCGTCCCTGTGGGTGTGTTACAaacatgtggaaaaacaaagaattccactaaactgattttaaacagacatctgtgtgtgtgtgtatgtgtgtgtgtgtttaaagtaaaagtgtgtgtgggtgtgtctccAACCTGAAGATGGGGCTGTGGGCGCTGGCACGGGTTCTTCCCCAGCCGAGGGTGTTGGGTACAGAGAGGTAGTCCATCCCCAGTGTGGTAGGCTCCCTCCTGAGTTGCCCCATGTCTGAGGGGGGGCAGGGGGTATTTGGGGCAGCAATCTGCTCCAGTTCCACATCTCGGGAGGAGACCTGTGTTTATGAAGTACATTGCGAAGATGGACACTAGAGGGTGCTGCTGGAATGTGCTTAGCTTTCTAATAGCAACCAATCAAAACAAACCAGGGGGCGGGAACATCTGTGATTGGTTAAACTATGAggcaatgaaaataaatgtactttctTTAGTTTGGTGTAGTGAGGTTCTTACATACAAAAtgctacaacaaaaaaaaaactcccacaGCTGTCTTGAACCAAGTGACGGAAAACATTTTGTCGTAGCGTTCAGTCAGTCGATTCGAGACATCTGTGGGAGTTTTTTCGGTCTGTCGGATTGTAATTTGCTAACAACTACCACAAAGCCCCTGATATTGAATAAACACGATGCTACGTCCGTGTGTTTACGTCATTTATAAGGTTCCACATGAACGTACTCGTTTCCACTCTCACTGTGTCTTTACACTGTCTgtataaaacacaaaatcaattacTGCTATCTTACAACGTAGCTAACAATCAGTGTTCACAGCACCCAGTTGCCTAGCAGCAGTACTTTCAACTTTACACTAAATTGTGTGTTCAGCTTCCCAGTTCACCACTTAGCAGTGTTCATATAAATGTCTCTTTAGATTTTATCCCTGATATTTGTTATAAAATCCCATTGTAACCATGGTGATATTTTAGTAAAACAATCTGACCTGCTCCAGTGAGGTCTTCCTGGTCTTCTGAGGGATACTGAGCTCAATCTGGCCCTGAGATTGGGGGGCGGAGTCTCCTGTGTCCAAGAACTGGACATGGTCTTCAGAGTAACTGCCCCTGCGGGAGTGGCTTGGCGAGGGAAGGGGGGAGTTTCTCCGTTTTTTACCCCCAGGTGAGGTGGGTCGGGATGATGGCGACAGGCAGAAGTGGGTGGTGGCTTCACTTAGCTCCTCATCTTCCACCAGGAGAGAATCGCAGCTCGACGCAGGGCTTAGCCAACCACGAGAAGACGGGCTGGAGGCAGGACTCGGGCTCAGAGACCCAGCCCCCATACTGCTGTCCCTGTAACAGTAGGGGTCGAGGAGGGGCAGGTAGAGACGGTCTCTGTCCCAGTAAGTTCCCCCTTCTGGGGTAAAATCATCATCAGGGGAGATGGTGGTGATCTGAATACTGGGACACTCCAAAACACGAGACTCTGAGacctgagacagagagaccctAATCAGTGCTTAGTGTAGGAGATCAGTCCTCTGCAAATCTAGCAAACGTTATGCTTTTCTACATTCCACATCCATTATAATGTACATTTATTGTTCTTGCCTCACCTGGACAGACCGTGCCGGGAGACTCTCGTATGTCCCGCTGAACTCTCTCACCAGTGCACGTCTGGGGGGCGGGGAATGCATGCCAGCCCTGTGATTAGATGGTGGAGGGGAAGGAAGGATTCCCATTGACTGGCTGAGTGTGGAAGTCAGTTGGCTGTCTAAGACTGGATAACACAGGAAGTGATTATATTAGAGATCATTACTGATAATTActcattaaaatattacatgtgAATTCACTTCAGGTTTATTCATTAAGGAAGGTGTTCTGGTCACGCTGTTCCTTTAAGAAATTATGTGTGTTAGCATACATGTGTTAGCATGTGAATTAAAAATtgtgtggcaacaatttgggaAAAAATAGAAGCAAATGAGATATTTAGTTTCATAAAAGGATTTCTAAGAAGTGTATCTGTCTCCGTTTAAATCGACGGATTCTTGAATAATAAGGATCAGCTGAGGAGAAGGAGGATCAGTGATGATTCTCAGTAGTGCACTCAGACTAGTGAACGTAAACAAGGGTTAAAGCTGGAGTCAGTTAGCGTAGCTTCATTCCTCAACGgacggagggagagaaagaggagtaTGTgccatgaaaaaagaaaaaaagaggggaggatggagggatgtgtgtgtgtgtgtgtgtgtatgtgtgtgtgttcagtaaacAGAAATGCAGGGCTGGGTCCAGATGGCAACAGTTAACACTATTCACACGCACAACTGATTAAAACCACATTGTTCCAtaccctcctctctctctctctctctctctgtgtctctctctctctgtctgtgtctctctttctctctcagtgtctctctctctctctctgtgtctctctctctgtctgtgtgtgtgtctctctctctctgtctgtctctctctctgtctgtgtctctccctcactctctctctgtctgtgtctctctatctctatgtctgtctctctctgtctctctctctttctctgtctgtctctctctatgtctatgtctctccctcacgctctctgtgtctctctatctctgtctgtctgtgtgtgtctctctctgtctctctctctctatgtctgtgtctgtctctcactctctctctgtctgtgtctctctatctctatctgtctgtgtgtgtctctctctctgtgtctgtctctctctctgtctgtgtctctccctcactctctctctgtctgtgtctctctatctctgtctgtctgtgtgtgtctctctctgtctctctctctgtgtctgtctctctgtgtgtgtctctatgtgtctctgtgtgtgtgtgtgtctctctctctctctctcaatctcacacacaaacacacacacacatttatatgctAGGCTAACCTCCAGGTTCTGTTCTATTAggacattagctagctagtgagtAGGATTTTATAGTAAAGTAGTAAAGTAAAGTAGAGTAGTTGAATAAAATTTAATGTAGATCTAGCTGCTTAGCATTAAATAAAGACCTCTGGAGAGGTTACTAAGCTAATAAGTTACGCTAATGCTGGGGTAGTGTTGTGTAAactattatattgtataattaAATCCGGCACTGTAATATACACAATGTCAAACCAAAGAAGAGAAAGGAATTGTTAGCAGTGACATTATCTGaacagattagattagatcagatcagattaGACTAGATTAGATCAGATTAGGTTAAAGAAATTGACATTCACATCAAAAATCAGAAAGTGCTTCATGATATGGACCAAAACATCACATTGTTGTTATTTGGAGAAAAATGTTTTCGAACCCGTGTTAGCTGTGCTAGCAGTTGATGGtaagtgtaattacagtgttATTGTAGTGTTTTCTCAGTCATTTATCAGCACTTCTGAGGTAAACGCTGATGATCCGGATGGTTCTGTGTCGTTTCCCtctcactgtgtttttgttAACACCGTCTGTAATAAAGACTTAATCGCTATTTGCTAGCAAGAAAATCACTAGCCTCAGTCATTAGCAAACTTATTCTTGTCACAGAAATTtgccagttgcctagcaacacaGTTGTGCGTTGCGTTCTCCTTCACATAACTTAAATTGACCAGTTCTTGAATGCAGCTTAAAGTTAAATAATGTTCAGAGGAACTAAaattatttctgtgtgtgtgtgtgtgtgtgttggattatGTAAATGCTGTGATTCTCACTAacatgtgtgaatgtatgtagtGTGAATAAATATCAGCACAAGTACAGTCACATGTCAGTATTACACAGCTTATAATAACACTAAAAGtaagtaataaacactgtgcgtgtgtgtgtgtgtgttaaagttaaaattgtgtgtgttagtgatgaagtggagttactgttaccgcctcaagttaattattttcctctaacagcacgaccccaagtgttttattcctcttacaccacagcaactcacacacaattacagcttttttatttattgaagaacatgacgtcgtactttttatctgtttattttatccgtttatagttacatttaatattgtggaacgtcagtaaactcctctgtcctgaagacgtcgaAAAACttaaagttccagctttacctctgactgttacaaagcgctgacactggagactccttccatacacgttacacacactacagtaaaCTTAGTATCAATGATTTCACACGTTTTGAATCCATTTCTGTGTAGCATTCGATgtacatgtccctgtgaatgagctgttactatagaaacgataacacatTAATATACACCTGTGCTATtgtcggagctgctgttatagagaattaatcaacaccttctgaccaatcagagcgcagCAGCAGCATTGTGGTGTAAATAATGAAAACTCTTCTCTGTGCAGTTCTTTCTCACGTCACTGGATTCATTACAGTCAGTTTCACGCATTCaaattgaattaataaaaaGATTGCCACATGAATATTGTaaagatgagaaaaaaaatccaaattttaaataaatattgtagtTTTATAGTAAATCAGATACTTTACAATACTCTGATAAAGGTTTTGTGGTCATTTATTGTGATATTATTATCACTGCACTTATTTACGAGTAAATCATATATACTTATACTGCCATGTCTTTACAATGTGACCTTTGATATAGTGACCTCTAATAGTGAAAATggtgttgatttattattattattattattattattattaaatgacagACCCGTGCTGTCCTGGTGCTGTTGCTCCTCCTCGAAGATCAGTTTGAAGTCCAGCTCTCCTTCCTCCCACCCAGAGCTCATCCTCACTCCAAATCAGcacttttctcaactttattCCACTGTAATGTCTTTACAACACAACTTTGTTAAAGGTTTATGCTCCTAAACATCCAAAGTTCCCGGATGTTCTGGTCAGAACCTTCAAGTCTGGAACACCATCacatctcctcttctcttctcatctcctcGTGCACTGTTATTTCCTTTACATAACCTCCTTAAAGCTTTTATGCAAAAATCTTTCTTTAATCCGAGTCTAGCAGaccttttctctctccctgagTCCAAAGTCACTATTAAAACTTCTTCTGTCGGCGGTTCTGCATGTTTAAGGAGTAAAATAACTTGTAATTCCACACACATCCGCATCCACAGCCTGCACTTTCACACACTCCAAACTTTTATCCGCTTTCTTCTCCTCTAATTGTCTCTGGGTGGATTCCCGTTTTTCTTTCGCTCCGCTGCTCTCTTCTCTCATTGGAGGCTTCTAGTGTCAGTCAAACCCTCCACCATCCCCGCCCCAGCTTCTCATCCCGCCCCTTGCCACCATTCtcgcttctgattggctgaagaaGTTAAAAACGGAATAAACTGCACATGTGTGGTGAGTTATGATGAGGAGTGTTTCTCTGCACTTCATATCTACAGTCTACATTATAGATTACAGATTATACAGATTTATAtctattatatacattatatctattacacacacacacacacacacacacacacacacacacactctctctctctctctcacacacacacacacacacactcacacacctataTAATGTTATAGATATGAAGACAAAGACGGGGTCCTCTGCTCTGGTATCCTTATACTTCTCCCTCTTTGGCCGTATCTATTCCCCCTCtacatccctccctccctctatccctccatccatccctccctacatccctccctccatctctccctccgtctctcctcCCCTCGGACAGATCTGTTTCTCATTACAGTCTGTAGTCTGCACTCTGTCTGAGACGCCAGACGAACAACTTAaataaacactctctctctctctctctctctctctctctccatctatatCGCTCTCCCATgatttctctttcattctttcattctttcacagTCACTTGGTCTTGCTTTGTCACTCTcgtttttcctctctccctcgctctcctgctgtctgtctttatctGTCACTGACTattcctcttcatctctctccccGATTCTTCTACATACTGTTTCACACGGTTGTaaaaaatctctctcactctcttttgtttgatatctgtctctctctcatgctctctctctttcttactaACTCTGACCTACTCTTGTTAACTATCTTTTACATTctcacttttattcatttatgatttatctctttttctgtatctgtttctcactcactttctcactttcacacaaacacacaaacacacacacacacacacacacacacacacacacacacacaacacagagcTGAATGATTTGGGAAATTATAATATACACAGGATAAAGGCCAATTATGTAAAATTCATTCTTAATTTGGACCCCACATGTGACATGTTAAAAACTCTCAGTCATATAGTTCCATGTATTTTGGTCCTGCACAATTAACACATCAGCTCAGCATTCTAGAACCCCACATCAATCAGTCTCACAACTGACAGGAGCGGTTTTTACTCTCCTTTATTCATTAATCTTCAGGAACTGCTTTATTGAATATTGAATGTTGTTgtctttaaatattatttaaaaaatatttttgggaaTAGAAATATATTGCAGGCAGGTACAATCATAAAAACACATGTACCATGGAGCAAAGCTGCATCAGTGGTGAGTtgtggtgtgtgagaggtgtgctgtggtgtgagtgtgtgtgtgagcgatgGGTTGTGTTGTAAGCATTGTGAATGGAGCATCAGTGGGAGACACCCAGCACCTTGATACACACTGTGCGGAGCAGGAGGGGGTTGTGATGAGTCAGGAGGGGTTGTGATGAGTCAGGAGGGGGTTGTGATGAGTCAGGATGGGGTTGTGATGAGTCAGGATGGGGTTGTGATGAGTCAGGAGTGGGTTGTGATGAGTCAGGAGGGGTTGTGATGAGTTGTGATGAGTCAGGATGGGGTTGTGATGAGTCAGGAGTGGGTTGTGATGAGTCAGGAGGGGTTATGATTAGTCAGGAGGGGGTTGTGATGAGTCAGGAATGGTTGTGATGAGTCAGGACGGGTTGTGATAAGTCAGGAGGGGGTTGTGATGAGTTGTGATGAGTCAGGATGGGGTTGTGATGAGTCAGGAGTGGGTTGTGATGAGTCAGGAGGGGTTGTGATGAGTCAGGATGGGGTTGTGATGAGTCAGGAGGGGGTTGTGATGAGTCAGGAGGGGGTTGTGATAAGTCAGGAGGGGTTGTGATGAGTCAGGAGGGGGTTATGATGAGTTGTGATGAGTCAGGAAGGGTTGTGATGAGTCAGGAGGGGGTTGTGATGAGTCAGGAGGGGGTTGTGATAAGTCAGGAGGGGGTTGTGATGAGTCAAAAGGGGGTTGTAATGACACCACAATGCAGAGGAATTATGAAAAATATACACAGCAGTAAAATGTTTGGGAAGTTGATGATGTCACTCTGGGGATGGAGATTTCTGTATGAAGACCTCAAAGGTCAGGAGTCAGGAAGtgggtgctctctctctctctctctctctctctctctctcgctctctctctctctctcacacacacacacacacacacacacacacacactcacacacacacacacacacacatactggaAACACAAATACCCACTGGAGATGAaatacactctcactctctccccttgtcttttcctgtctctctgtataaaGTACATTCCAGAGCAagcatgtgtgtacatgtgtttctGAATTGCgggtgtgttatgtgtgtgtgtgtatgtgtgtgtgtgtgtgtaattccaTACCAGAATATTTTTCTGTCACACATACTAGCACATGGAATGGAGATAAGGTTTATGAATGATTATGTGTATGAAGTtgtttttatatcatatatatataatataaatgtgagGGGAAATGGGGACGATGATATAACAGCGTGACGGTATGATATGAAATGATATGTATGATTTATGACTGTGTGACAGTTAAGGTTGTTATACTCAGTGGTTGGATGGTAAATGATCTGAATGCAGATGGGATTATGTGATCGTGGTTGGAACTGagataatattaattaattaattaattccatattaattaattaataagaaaataattttaattcaGTAGCTGTACTCACATTTTAGctccagaataaaaaaaattcctgttaaaaatgtgttaaaacatCAGGCCACTCATTTTTGATTTGTTGTTTCCTGTCCTCATTAATTCTCTCTCTGGTGATTGGTCCTTGTTTCACAATACCTTTTCAAATGTGACCACTTTTCCTGttaaattgttgttattttcccTAAAATGATTATTCTGGGATGGCATGTGCGGTTCACCGATCGTTAGATGTTGCATGTTTACTTGGAGCATAAGAAATAGTGACAGTATAACATTATCAACTCATTAAACCACAACCAAACACAATGAAATATCAAATTATTTTCAGCATTTACAATCTGGATGTCATTTTTAACAGAATTTGAAAACACTTTGAGGTTGTACATCTGCTGCTGATTAAAagctcaataaaataaaaaataaaaaatgatctCATCAAAATAAGCCATAAtacaattccaataaaaatgctGTGACAGTGGAGAAAGAGCGTGGAGGACTGACtgacacctctctctctgtctccttcctgctctctctccctcgctctctctcccactctccatgtctctctctctctctccctgccctctgtctctcgctctctccctctctctgtctctctctctgtctctctgtctctccttcccgCTCTCTCTgactcgctctctcttgctctcagcATGTTGTAACCTGTGTGCTGTAAATCCTTTCTCtttataagaagaagaaaacaaactgAATAAACACTTTCTCAAACTGGAGGGACAGattagagagacagaggaggagagacacaaacagacagatat contains:
- the nfatc4 gene encoding nuclear factor of activated T-cells, cytoplasmic 4, yielding MSSGWEEGELDFKLIFEEEQQHQDSTVLDSQLTSTLSQSMGILPSPPPSNHRAGMHSPPPRRALVREFSGTYESLPARSVQVSESRVLECPSIQITTISPDDDFTPEGGTYWDRDRLYLPLLDPYCYRDSSMGAGSLSPSPASSPSSRGWLSPASSCDSLLVEDEELSEATTHFCLSPSSRPTSPGGKKRRNSPLPSPSHSRRGSYSEDHVQFLDTGDSAPQSQGQIELSIPQKTRKTSLEQVSSRDVELEQIAAPNTPCPPSDMGQLRREPTTLGMDYLSVPNTLGWGRTRASAHSPIFRSNALPPLDWPLPCQFDQYELRIEVQPRPHHRAHYETEGSRGAVKASPGGHPVVKLVGYAERQPLSLQVFVGTADDRSIRPHPFYQIHRVTGKMVGTASQESMQTGTKLLEIPLNPETNMTALIDCAGILKLRNSDIELRKGETDVGRKNTRVRLVFRTHLPLAPPLGPPGRVLALQVASQPIECSQRSAQELPIIESISVTSCLVEGGAELLVNGSNFLPTSRVLFMERGSDGKLQWEEEAHVDRDKSSENVLCVRVPAYSDVCVSQPVCVCLYVSNGKRKRSSTHCFKYLPMLCKEEDPLLSRPSLLLLDGVMPLCPPPHPPEYPYTTPGGYHDEFCPPPETSEDRGPINECDPSFQSLELGFSELYPLYPPQPWPDSPYLSSSPSPSHSSSISPFPSSPVSTSPLPPPLLPHGPPAYHQESHMTFSGAPPMQHITLDEVNEFIGEDIRTFHTDSRPA